In bacterium, the sequence GAAGCAGTCTATCTATACCCCAGCACTATCCGCTCGATCTTAGCGTAGTCTTTCAGGATCTCGATCTTCATTCCCGGATCAGAGGTTTTCAGCAGCTTCCGGACCTGGTCTCCCTGACCCTGCCCTATTTCCAGGGCCAGCAGGCCGCCGGGGTTCAAATATTCTTTCAATTTTTTGGAGATCAGGCGGTAGAATTTCAGTCCGTCCCGGCCCCCGTCCAGGGCCTGCCAGGGCTCGTAAAGCGAAACTTCGGGCTGCAATGACTTCAACTGACCGGATGGAATGTAAGGCGGATTGGAGACTATGCAGTCGTATCTCTGTTTTAGTTTGGGGAAAATGTCGGCTTTTGCTATTTTCACCCGGCGGGAAAGTCCGTGGGAGGCAACGTTCATTTTGGCCAGCGCCCCGGCCCCGGGCGAGATCTCGCTGGCCCAGATCCTGGCGTTCGGAAGGTTCCTGGCCAGGGCTATGGAGATGGCCCCGCTGCCGGCCCCGATATCCAGGATGGTTGACCACTCCGGTTTCCAGCGCTTGATGACCGCTTCGGCCAAAAGCTCTGTCTCGGGCCGGGGGATCAGGACGTTCTTGTTCACTTTGATCTTCAGTCCGTAGAATTCCGTCTCCCCGATGATGTACTGCCAGGGCTGGCGGGTCTGCCGTTGAGACACGGCCCGTTTGAATTTCAGTTCCAGGTTTTTGGGAACCTGCTCGGAATTCCTGATGAACAGCCGGGCCCGGCCGC encodes:
- the prmC gene encoding peptide chain release factor N(5)-glutamine methyltransferase codes for the protein MTIGQLLQWGAEALRQNGIESQELESEILLSFVFKCGRARLFIRNSEQVPKNLELKFKRAVSQRQTRQPWQYIIGETEFYGLKIKVNKNVLIPRPETELLAEAVIKRWKPEWSTILDIGAGSGAISIALARNLPNARIWASEISPGAGALAKMNVASHGLSRRVKIAKADIFPKLKQRYDCIVSNPPYIPSGQLKSLQPEVSLYEPWQALDGGRDGLKFYRLISKKLKEYLNPGGLLALEIGQGQGDQVRKLLKTSDPGMKIEILKDYAKIERIVLGYR